A single window of Bos javanicus breed banteng chromosome 19, ARS-OSU_banteng_1.0, whole genome shotgun sequence DNA harbors:
- the CDK5RAP3 gene encoding CDK5 regulatory subunit-associated protein 3 isoform X1 has protein sequence MQDHQHVPIDIQTSKLLDWLVDRRHCNLKWQSLVLTIREKINAAIQDMPESQEIAQLLSGSYIHYFHCLRIVELLKGTEASTKNIFGRYSSQRMKDWQEIVALYEKDNTYLVELSSLLVRNVNYEIPSLKKQITKCQQLQQEYSRKEEEGQAGAAEMKEQFYHSCKQYGITGDNVRRELLALVKDLPSQLAEIGAAAQTLGEAIDLYQACVGFVCESPTEQVLPMLRFVQTRGNCTVYEWRTGTEPSAVERPHLEEPPEQVEEDAIDWGDFGVEVASEGADSGISAQTAGIDWGISLESDSKEAGGDEIDWGDDATALQITVVEAGTQAPEGVARGPDALTLLEYPETRNQFIDELMELEIFLSQRAVEMSEEADILSVSQFQLAPAILQGQTKAKMVAMVSALQDLIGRLTSLRMQHLFMILASPRYVDRVTELLQQKLKQSQLLALKKELMVQKQQEALQEQAVLEPKLDLLLEKTKELQKLIEADISKRYNGRPVNLMGTSL, from the exons ATGCAG GACCATCAGCACGTGCCCATCGACATCCAGACCAGCAAGCTACTCG ACTGGCTGGTAGACAGAAGGCACTGCAACCTGAAATGGCAGAGTCTGGTATTGACCATCCGAGAGAAGATCAATGCTGCCATCCAGGACATGCCGGAGAGCCAAGAGATTGCCCAGCTGCTCTCTGGATCCT aCATTCACTACTTCCACTGCCTAAGAATTGTGGAGCTTCTCAAAGGCACTGAAGCCTCcaccaaaaatatttttggcCGGTACTCTTCACAGCGAATGAAG GATTGGCAGGAGATCGTAGCCCTCTATGAGAAGGACAACACCTACCTAG TGGAACTCTCCAGCCTCCTGGTTCGGAATGTCAACTATGAGATCCCCTCCCTGAAGAAGCAGATCACCAAGTGCCAGCAGCTGCAGCAAGAATACAGCCGCAAGGAGGAAGAGGGCCAGGCGGGGGCTGCCGAGATGAAGGAGCAGTTCTACCACTCGTGCAAGCAGTACGGCATCACG GGGGACAATGTCCGAAGAGAACTGCTGGCCCTGGTGAAGGACCTACCAAGTCAGCTGGCCGAGATCGGGGCGGCGGCCCAGACCCTGGGCGAAGCCATTGACCTGTACCAGGCCTGTGTGGGGTTTGTGTGTGAAAG CCCCACAGAGCAGGTGCTGCCGATGCTGCGGTTTGTGCAGACGCGGGGGAACTGCACGGTGTACGAGTGGAGGACGGGCACGGAGCCCTCGGCAGTGGAGAGGCCACACCTCGAGGAGCCCCCTGAGCAGGTGGAAGAAGACGCG atTGACTGGGGTGACTTTGGGGTGGAGGTGGCTTCTGAAGGGGCTGACTCTGGCATCTCTGCCCAGACTGCTGGAATTGACTGGGGCATCTCCCTGGAATCGGATTCAAAG GAAGCTGGGGGTGATGAGATAGACTGGGGAGACGATGCCACTGCTCTGCAGATCACTGTAGTGGAAGCCGGAACCCAGG CTCCCGAAGGTGTTGCCAGGGGCCCGGATGCTCTGACACTTCTTGAATACCCTGAGACCCGGAATCAGTTCATTGATGAGCTCATGGAG CTCGAAATCTTCTTGTCCCAGAGAGCAGTGGAGATGAGTGAGGAGGCAGACATCCTGTCTGTGAGCCAGTTCCAGCTGGCTCCAGCCATCCTGCAGGGCCAGACCAAGGCAAAGATGGTCGCCATGGTGTCGGCACTGCAGGATCTGATTGGCCGGCTCACCAGTCTTCGAATGCAGCACCTGTTTATGATCCTGGCCTCACCAAG GTATGTGGACCGAGTGACTGAGCTCCTCCAGCAGAAGCTGAAGCAGTCCcagctgctggctttgaagaaagAACTGATGGTGCAGAAGCAACAGGAAGCCCTCCAGGAGCAGGCGGTTCTGGAGCCCAAGCTGGatctgctgctggagaagacaaaGGAGCTGCAGAAGCTG ATTGAAGCTGACATTTCCAAGAGGTACAATGGGCGCCCCGTGAACCTGATGGGAACCTCTCTGTGA
- the CDK5RAP3 gene encoding CDK5 regulatory subunit-associated protein 3 isoform X3 gives MDHQHVPIDIQTSKLLDWLVDRRHCNLKWQSLVLTIREKINAAIQDMPESQEIAQLLSGSYIHYFHCLRIVELLKGTEASTKNIFGRYSSQRMKDWQEIVALYEKDNTYLVELSSLLVRNVNYEIPSLKKQITKCQQLQQEYSRKEEEGQAGAAEMKEQFYHSCKQYGITGDNVRRELLALVKDLPSQLAEIGAAAQTLGEAIDLYQACVGFVCESPTEQVLPMLRFVQTRGNCTVYEWRTGTEPSAVERPHLEEPPEQVEEDAIDWGDFGVEVASEGADSGISAQTAGIDWGISLESDSKEAGGDEIDWGDDATALQITVVEAGTQAPEGVARGPDALTLLEYPETRNQFIDELMELEIFLSQRAVEMSEEADILSVSQFQLAPAILQGQTKAKMVAMVSALQDLIGRLTSLRMQHLFMILASPRYVDRVTELLQQKLKQSQLLALKKELMVQKQQEALQEQAVLEPKLDLLLEKTKELQKLIEADISKRYNGRPVNLMGTSL, from the exons ATG GACCATCAGCACGTGCCCATCGACATCCAGACCAGCAAGCTACTCG ACTGGCTGGTAGACAGAAGGCACTGCAACCTGAAATGGCAGAGTCTGGTATTGACCATCCGAGAGAAGATCAATGCTGCCATCCAGGACATGCCGGAGAGCCAAGAGATTGCCCAGCTGCTCTCTGGATCCT aCATTCACTACTTCCACTGCCTAAGAATTGTGGAGCTTCTCAAAGGCACTGAAGCCTCcaccaaaaatatttttggcCGGTACTCTTCACAGCGAATGAAG GATTGGCAGGAGATCGTAGCCCTCTATGAGAAGGACAACACCTACCTAG TGGAACTCTCCAGCCTCCTGGTTCGGAATGTCAACTATGAGATCCCCTCCCTGAAGAAGCAGATCACCAAGTGCCAGCAGCTGCAGCAAGAATACAGCCGCAAGGAGGAAGAGGGCCAGGCGGGGGCTGCCGAGATGAAGGAGCAGTTCTACCACTCGTGCAAGCAGTACGGCATCACG GGGGACAATGTCCGAAGAGAACTGCTGGCCCTGGTGAAGGACCTACCAAGTCAGCTGGCCGAGATCGGGGCGGCGGCCCAGACCCTGGGCGAAGCCATTGACCTGTACCAGGCCTGTGTGGGGTTTGTGTGTGAAAG CCCCACAGAGCAGGTGCTGCCGATGCTGCGGTTTGTGCAGACGCGGGGGAACTGCACGGTGTACGAGTGGAGGACGGGCACGGAGCCCTCGGCAGTGGAGAGGCCACACCTCGAGGAGCCCCCTGAGCAGGTGGAAGAAGACGCG atTGACTGGGGTGACTTTGGGGTGGAGGTGGCTTCTGAAGGGGCTGACTCTGGCATCTCTGCCCAGACTGCTGGAATTGACTGGGGCATCTCCCTGGAATCGGATTCAAAG GAAGCTGGGGGTGATGAGATAGACTGGGGAGACGATGCCACTGCTCTGCAGATCACTGTAGTGGAAGCCGGAACCCAGG CTCCCGAAGGTGTTGCCAGGGGCCCGGATGCTCTGACACTTCTTGAATACCCTGAGACCCGGAATCAGTTCATTGATGAGCTCATGGAG CTCGAAATCTTCTTGTCCCAGAGAGCAGTGGAGATGAGTGAGGAGGCAGACATCCTGTCTGTGAGCCAGTTCCAGCTGGCTCCAGCCATCCTGCAGGGCCAGACCAAGGCAAAGATGGTCGCCATGGTGTCGGCACTGCAGGATCTGATTGGCCGGCTCACCAGTCTTCGAATGCAGCACCTGTTTATGATCCTGGCCTCACCAAG GTATGTGGACCGAGTGACTGAGCTCCTCCAGCAGAAGCTGAAGCAGTCCcagctgctggctttgaagaaagAACTGATGGTGCAGAAGCAACAGGAAGCCCTCCAGGAGCAGGCGGTTCTGGAGCCCAAGCTGGatctgctgctggagaagacaaaGGAGCTGCAGAAGCTG ATTGAAGCTGACATTTCCAAGAGGTACAATGGGCGCCCCGTGAACCTGATGGGAACCTCTCTGTGA
- the CDK5RAP3 gene encoding CDK5 regulatory subunit-associated protein 3 isoform X2: protein MQDHQHVPIDIQTSKLLDWLVDRRHCNLKWQSLVLTIREKINAAIQDMPESQEIAQLLSGSYIHYFHCLRIVELLKGTEASTKNIFGRYSSQRMKDWQEIVALYEKDNTYLVELSSLLVRNVNYEIPSLKKQITKCQQLQQEYSRKEEEGQAGAAEMKEQFYHSCKQYGITGDNVRRELLALVKDLPSQLAEIGAAAQTLGEAIDLYQACVGFVCESPTEQVLPMLRFVQTRGNCTVYEWRTGTEPSAVERPHLEEPPEQVEEDAIDWGDFGVEVASEGADSGISAQTAGIDWGISLESDSKEAGGDEIDWGDDATALQITVVEAGTQAPEGVARGPDALTLLEYPETRNQFIDELMELEIFLSQRAVEMSEEADILSVSQFQLAPAILQGQTKAKMVAMVSALQDLIGRLTSLRMQHLFMILASPSWMGTPRLPRDTEHLRECPAQVCGPSD, encoded by the exons ATGCAG GACCATCAGCACGTGCCCATCGACATCCAGACCAGCAAGCTACTCG ACTGGCTGGTAGACAGAAGGCACTGCAACCTGAAATGGCAGAGTCTGGTATTGACCATCCGAGAGAAGATCAATGCTGCCATCCAGGACATGCCGGAGAGCCAAGAGATTGCCCAGCTGCTCTCTGGATCCT aCATTCACTACTTCCACTGCCTAAGAATTGTGGAGCTTCTCAAAGGCACTGAAGCCTCcaccaaaaatatttttggcCGGTACTCTTCACAGCGAATGAAG GATTGGCAGGAGATCGTAGCCCTCTATGAGAAGGACAACACCTACCTAG TGGAACTCTCCAGCCTCCTGGTTCGGAATGTCAACTATGAGATCCCCTCCCTGAAGAAGCAGATCACCAAGTGCCAGCAGCTGCAGCAAGAATACAGCCGCAAGGAGGAAGAGGGCCAGGCGGGGGCTGCCGAGATGAAGGAGCAGTTCTACCACTCGTGCAAGCAGTACGGCATCACG GGGGACAATGTCCGAAGAGAACTGCTGGCCCTGGTGAAGGACCTACCAAGTCAGCTGGCCGAGATCGGGGCGGCGGCCCAGACCCTGGGCGAAGCCATTGACCTGTACCAGGCCTGTGTGGGGTTTGTGTGTGAAAG CCCCACAGAGCAGGTGCTGCCGATGCTGCGGTTTGTGCAGACGCGGGGGAACTGCACGGTGTACGAGTGGAGGACGGGCACGGAGCCCTCGGCAGTGGAGAGGCCACACCTCGAGGAGCCCCCTGAGCAGGTGGAAGAAGACGCG atTGACTGGGGTGACTTTGGGGTGGAGGTGGCTTCTGAAGGGGCTGACTCTGGCATCTCTGCCCAGACTGCTGGAATTGACTGGGGCATCTCCCTGGAATCGGATTCAAAG GAAGCTGGGGGTGATGAGATAGACTGGGGAGACGATGCCACTGCTCTGCAGATCACTGTAGTGGAAGCCGGAACCCAGG CTCCCGAAGGTGTTGCCAGGGGCCCGGATGCTCTGACACTTCTTGAATACCCTGAGACCCGGAATCAGTTCATTGATGAGCTCATGGAG CTCGAAATCTTCTTGTCCCAGAGAGCAGTGGAGATGAGTGAGGAGGCAGACATCCTGTCTGTGAGCCAGTTCCAGCTGGCTCCAGCCATCCTGCAGGGCCAGACCAAGGCAAAGATGGTCGCCATGGTGTCGGCACTGCAGGATCTGATTGGCCGGCTCACCAGTCTTCGAATGCAGCACCTGTTTATGATCCTGGCCTCACCAAG TTGGATGGGGACACCCAGGCTGCCCAGAGACACCGAACACTTACGTGAATGCCCTGCCCAGGTATGTGGACCGAGTGACTGA